The Tubulanus polymorphus chromosome 1, tnTubPoly1.2, whole genome shotgun sequence genome contains a region encoding:
- the LOC141915240 gene encoding FMRFamide receptor-like, whose product MDYTNTTIEAIEQWNITTTAPPTAIKTYKVVRFYVMCSVLPLVCLIGVIGNLLSFIVWWKEGSKTSTNFLLLALSAVDSLFLINYFCYQSLGYLLQYNSIRDPTSTYVNNLFWITKFTAVYTIVIIAVDRCIAVCLPLQANVWATIRRTKIVFSAMVVASVLYNLPRFIKSDYTSYRNSTYVMVYMVGLYIVVYFIVPLLALMISNLILISNIKRADRRRAAISSASTHIVSQTHSNTQNITQILIAVITCFILCELPAFVYSILIIVYSGKKLSDEAEMPIKIFKIITEVLFACNSSINFFIYCLKGKKFRKLLRRVLKCNSHPLRPSDSLLGNTDSTYAATECRVYKKDSSYNSGFNSSRKSSLSTETKNRIQRTSISHKNCEITNLLVSDEKSTSL is encoded by the coding sequence ATGGATTACACAAACACAACTATAGAAGCTATAGAACAATGGAATATAACTACTACAGCGCCACCTACTGCTATCAAAACGTACAAAGTTGTTCGATTTTACGTAATGTGTTCAGTTTTGCCGTTAGTTTGTTTAATCGGGGTTATCGGAAATTTATTATCGTTCATTGTCTGGTGGAAAGAGGGCAGCAAAACGTCCACAAATTTCCTACTGTTGGCGCTCTCAGCGGTGGACAGCTTATTTCTGATTAATTATTTCTGTTACCAATCCCTCGGGTACCTACTGCAATACAACAGTATTCGAGACCCGACATCGACTTATGTGAACAATTTGTTTTGGATTACTAAATTCACCGCAGTCTACACAATCGTCATTATTGCTGTGGACAGATGCATCGCCGTCTGTTTGCCGTTACAAGCCAATGTCTGGGCCACGATTCGGCGAACTAAGATTGTTTTTTCAGCGATGGTCGTCGCCAGCGTGCTGTACAATCTACCTCGATTCATCAAATCGGATTACACGAGTTATCGCAACTCTACCTACGTCATGGTCTACATGGTCGGACTTTATATCGTTGTCTATTTCATCGTGCCGTTGTTGGCGTTGATGATCAGCAATCTCATCCTGATTTCGAATATTAAACGAGCCGATCGTAGACGGGCGGCTATATCGTCGGCTTCGACTCATATAGTCAGTCAAACTCACAGCAACACGCAGAACATCACGCAAATTCTAATAGCCGTAATCACGTGTTTCATATTGTGCGAACTGCCCGCGTTTGTCTATTCGATACTAATTATCGTCTACAGCGGTAAGAAACTATCAGACGAAGCCGAAATGCcgataaaaattttcaaaatcatcacGGAAGTATTGTTCGCATGCAACAGctccatcaacttcttcataTATTGTCTCAAAGGAAAGAAGTTCCGTAAACTACTTAGACGTGTACTTAAATGTAATTCACATCCGTTGCGTCCGAGTGATTCATTACTAGGCAACACGGACTCCACGTACGCCGCGACTGAATGCCGTGTCTATAAAAAAGACTCCAGTTATAATTCAGGTTTCAACTCGAGTCGTAAGTCTAGTCTGTCGACGGAAACGAAAAATCGCATACAACGGACGAGTATTTCGCATAAAAACTGCGAAATAACTAACCTTCTGGTGAGCGACGAAAAATCGACATCGCTATAG
- the LOC141901930 gene encoding FMRFamide receptor-like, whose translation MEVLNGTLANREDDIELHKIIRLYVMCIVLPLVCLIGLIGNMLSFTVWWREGGKTSTNFLLLALSAVDGLFLLNYFCYQSLSYLLSYNNIKNPAFKYMNNLFWITKFMAIYTMIIIAVDRCIAVCLPLYATVWVTVRRTKIIFTSMVIVCVVYNSPRFIKSEYTTYKNRTYRLAYMIVLYIIIYFVIPLLALMISNLILISNIRKSDRERATMLITTASNAPTPSQSNTHNITQILILIITCFILCEMPAFVFSMLEIVYSGKKLSKQADISLNIYKMITELLFACNSSVNFFIYCLKGKKFRRLLKSMLSCSDQRRNRKLCNYNSQTVQTTI comes from the coding sequence ATGGAAGTTCTCAACGGAACTCTGGCTAATCGCGAAGATGACATCGAGCTCCATAAAATAATCAGACTTTACGTTATGTGTATTGTTCTTCCGCTTGTTTGCCTCATCGGATTAATTGGGAATATGTTATCATTTACTGTTTGGTGGAGAGAAGGCGGCAAGACGTCGAccaattttcttttattagCATTGTCAGCGGTGGATGGTCTATTTCTACTGAATTACTTTTGTTACCAGTCGCTATCATACCTCCTCAGCTACAACAACATCAAGAATCCCGCGTTCAAATACATGAACAACTTATTCTGGATTACGAAATTCATGGCAATTTACACGATGATCATCATCGCGGTCGACCGGTGCATCGCCGTTTGTTTGCCGTTGTACGCCACCGTATGGGTGACCGTTCGGCGCACGAAGATCATCTTCACCTCGATGGTCATCGTGTGCGTCGTTTACAACTCGCCGCGGTTCATCAAATCCGAATATACGACCTACAAAAACCGCACGTACAGACTCGCTTACATGATCGTGCTCTACATCATCATCTACTTCGTAATTCCGCTCTTAGCGTTAATGATAAGCAATTTGATACTGATTTCGAATATCAGGAAATCGGATCGCGAGCGAGCTACGATGCTCATTACGACGGCCTCCAACGCTCCAACACCTTCTCAAAGCAACACTCACAATATCACCCAAATTCTTATCTTGATAATTACGTGTTTCATCCTTTGCGAAATGCCGGCCTTCGTATTCTCCATGCTGGAAATAGTCTATAGCGGAAAGAAACTCTCTAAACAAGCCGATATAAGTTTaaacatttacaaaatgattACGGAATTACTGTTTGCCTGCAACAGTTCAGTGAACTTCTTTATTTACTGTCTAAAAGGCAAAAAGTTCAGAAGACTCTTGAAATCGATGCTGAGCTGTAGCGATCAACGAAGGAATAGAAAACTATGTAATTACAACTCGCAAACTGTACAAACAACCATCTGA